GTCAGCCAGAAACTGTTCTCGCTGCGGCTCACCGCCCAGGCCGCCGCCGCCCTCGTGGACCGCGACCCCGGCCGGGCCAAGGGCGAACTGCAACAGGTCGCCGCCCTCGCCGCCGAAGCCGCGGACGAACTGCGCGCCGCGGTGGTGGAGCTGCGCCCCGCCGCACTCGACGAGGACGGCCTGGTGCACACCCTGCGCACCCAGATCCAGGTCCTCGACCGGGCCCACAGCGCCACGGTCACCTTCGACGCCCGCGGCATCAAGGCCCTGCCCGCCTCCCAGGAGGAAGCCCTGCTCCGGGTCGCCCAGGAGGCCCTGCACAACGCCCTGCGGCACTCGGGCGCCGACCGCGTCGACGTCGTCCTCAGCCGCCGCCCCCAGGGAGTCCTGCTCAGCGTCAGCGACAACGGCAAGGGTTTTGAACCGAGCGCGGTCCGCCGGGCCGGCCGCCACCTCGGCCTCGTCTCCATGCGGGACCGGGCCGGCGGCGTCGGCGGCAGGCTCAGGGTCCGTTCGGCGCCCGGCGAGGGCACCACGATCGACATGGAGGTCCCCTGTGGGTGACACACGGATCAGAGTCCTGCTCGTCGACGACCACCAGGTGGTCCGCCGGGGGCTGCGCACCTTCCTGGAGGTCCAGGACGACATCGAGGTCGTCGGGGAGGCCGGGGACGGCGCCGAGGGCGTCGCCCGCGCCGAGGAGCTGCGGCCCGACATCGTCCTCATGGATGTGAAGATGCCCGGCACCGACGGCATCGAGGCGCTGCGGCGGCTGCGCGAACTGGCGAACCCGGCCCGGGTGCTCGTCGTCACCAGCTTCACCGAACAGCGCACGGTGATCCCCGCCCTGCGCGCGGGTGCGTCCGGCTACGTCTACAAGGACATCGACCCGGAGGCGCTGGCCGGCGCCATCCGCTCCGTCCACGCGGGCCATGTGCTGCTCCAGCCCGAGGTCGCCGGAGCCCTCCTCGCACAGGAGGAGCAGGGCGGCGGCACCGGCCGCGGCAGCACCCTCACCGAGCGCGAGCGCGAGGTGCTGGGCCTGATCGCCGACGGCCGCTCCAACCGGGAGATCGCCCGGGCGCTGGTGCTCTCGGAGAAGACGGTCAAGACTCATGTCTCGAACATCCTGATGAAACTGGACCTCGCCGACCGCACCCAGGCCGCCCTCTGGGCCGTGCGCCACGGTCTCACCGGGTGACCACAGTCGTTTGATCCGGTTCCCGTTCGATACGAGATTCATACTGTCGGGTGTATGTCACCCGGATGGCGCATCCTCCCGGGCGGCCGGACGTTCTCCAGGGCGTGCTGCGGTGAACCGCCGCAGCGGAAGCCAGGAGGAATGACGAAGTGAAGAACCTGAAGAAGGCCGCCGCCCTCACCATGATCACGGGCAGCCTGCTCGCCGCCGGAGCCGGTGCCGCCTCCGCCAGCGGCGCCGCCGCCGGCGCCGAGGCCGTCGGCTCCCCGGGCATCGTCTCGGGCAACGTGGTCCAGGTCCCCGTCCACGTTCCCGTCAACAAGTCGGGCAACACGGTCAACGTCATCGGCGTGCTGAACCCGGCCTTCGCCAACCAGGCCGCCAACGTCTGACGCTCCCGGTGAGGCCGGGCCGCCTCCCCCTGCGCACGGGCCCGGCCTCACCCCCGGGGGCACACCCCCCACCGAGCGGAACTACGCCCCCCGCTCCCGCTCCTCCACCCAGGCGTTGTACGCGGCCACCTGCGCCCGCCGCGCCACCCGCTCCACCGGCCGCAGCGCCTGCGCCCGCGCCGCCATCTCCGCCGCGCTCACCGCACCGCCGTGACCGCTCCCGTGCGCCACGGAGATCAGCAGCCCCACCCGCTGCGCCAGCTCCAGCACCCGTACCGCCCGCGGCGGATACCCCGGCGCCAGCGCCTGGCGCCCCCGCTCCGCCCGCGCCCGGTACGCGTCCACCGCCGCCTCGGCCACCGGCCCCGACGCCGCCACGTCCAGCCGCGTCAGCGCCTCCGTCGCCTCCCGCAGCCCCTCCGCCAGCTCCCGCTCCGCCTCACCGAGCGAGGGCACGTCCGCGGGCGGGGCCTCCCGGACCGGCAGACAGTGCCAGACGACCTCCACATGGACGTCCTCCGCACCGGGCCCCGCCCCCGCCTCGGACACCTCGGGCACCAGCCCGTACGGGGCCCCGTACCCGACGACCGCCTCCCCGGCATCCAGCGCCCGCGCGTTGAACTCCGGCGGACCGCTCAGCCCCAGCGGATGCCCCGGCGCGGGCAGCGCCACCCGCCAGCCCCGCACACCGAGCGCCCGCAGCCGCCCCAGCGCCAGGGTGAGGCCCACCGGCCCCGGCTCACCCGGCACCTGTGCCACCCGGTGCACCGCGTCACCCCCCGTGATCGTGAGCGCCGCGTCATCGGGCGACACGAGCCCCGCCAGCAGAGCGTTGCCCCAGGCGGCCAACCGTCCAGATCGTGGTTCCGAAAGCATGCGCCCACCTTAAGGATCGGGCCGGGGGACGGAGCGCCCCCGCCAGTGGCGTAGGTTTTCCCTGGGGGCCGTGCCCAGGAGGCACCCGCCGCCCCCCTCGCACACCTCAAGACGATTGCATGGGGAGACAACGCGCTCATGAGCGATGTACTGGAGCTGGTGGACGTATCCGTGGTCCGCGACGGACGCGCTCTGGTGGACGACGTCTCCTGGTCGGTCAAGGAAGGGGAGCGCTGGGTCATCCTCGGCCCCAACGGCGCGGGCAAGACCACCTTGCTCAACCTCGCCTCCAGCTACCTCTTCCCGAGCACCGGAACCGTACGGATTCTCGGCGAACGCCTGGGCGGCGTCGATGTCTTCGACCTCCGCCCCCGCATCGGCATGGCCGGAATCGCCATGGTGGAGAAGCTCCCCCGCCGCCAGACCGTCCTCCAGACCGTCCTCACCGCCGCCTACGGCATGACCGCCACCTGGAACGAGGACTACGACCCGGTCGACGAGGAGCGCGCCCGTGCCTTCCTCGACCGGCTCGGCATGAGCGACTACCTCGACCGCCGGTTCGGCACCCTCTCCGAGGGCGAGCGCAAGCGCACCCTGATCGCCCGCGCCCTGATGACCGACCCCGAACTCCTCCTCCTGGACGAGCCCGCCGCCGGACTCGACCTCGGCGGACGCGAGGACCTGGTGCGCCGTCTCGGCCGACTCGCCCGGGACCCGATCGCCCCCTCCATGATCATGGTCACCCACCATGTCGAGGAGATCCCGCCCGGCTTCACCCACGTCCTGATGATCCGCCAGGGCAAGGTGCTCGCGGCCGGCCCCGTCGAGATGGAGCTGACTTCCCGCAATCTCTCCCACTGCTTCGGCCTCCCGCTGGTCGTCGAGCGGGTCGGCGACCGCTGGACCGCCCAGGGCCTGCCGCTCGGCTGACCGGCCCCCGGCCGCGCCCCGCGCCGCCGCCCCTCTGCCCGTACCGCCCGTGCCGCCCGCCCGCGGCCACGGGCGGTGGCCCGGCCCCCTCCGCGCTGCCGGCGGAGTCCGGTCCGCCCCTTCCGGCCCCCTGTCCTCACCCGGCCGTCGGACCTACCATGACCATGTGGAAATCGACGCGTGGGTGTGGTGGCTGATCGGCGCGGTCGGACTGGGCATTCCGCTGGTCCTCACCGCGATGCCCGAGTTCGGAATGCTCTCCGCGGGAGCGGTCGCCGGAGCCGTCGTCGCGGCGCTCGGGGGCGGCATCGTCGCCCAGGTGATCGTCTTCGTGGTGGTCTCCGTGGCCCTCATCGCCGTCGTCCGGCCGCTGGCCAACCGCCACCGCACCGGCAGACCCCAGTTCACCAGTGGTGTCGACGCGCTGAAGGGCCGTCAGGCCGTCGTCGTCGAACGGGTCAGCGCGAGCGGCGGCCGGATCAAGCTGGCGGGCGAGATCTGGTCCGCCCGCACCCTCGACAGCGAGATGACCTTCGAAGCGGGCCAGCAGGTCGACGTCGTGGAGATCGACGGCGCCACCGCGGTCGTCATGTGAGCAACCACCATCCGAGTCAACCCTGCGGAAAGTGCCCCCACGGACGCCCCCGGTCTGGGAAACTCGATCATCAGATTCATCCGGCCATCAGACTCATCCGGCGAAGGGCACAGGGAACGCGATGCAACCGATCATCATCGTCCTGATCATTCTGGTGGTGCTGGTCTTCATCGCCCTGATCAAAACGATCCAGGTCATCCCACAGGCCAGCGCCGCCATCGTCGAACGCTTCGGGCGCTACACCCGCACCCTCAACGCGGGACTGAACATCGTCGTCCCGTTCATCGACTCCATCCGCAACCGCATCGACCTGCGCGAACAGGTCGTCCCCTTCCCGCCCCAGCCGGTGATCACCCAGGACAACCTGGTCGTCAACATCGACACCGTCATCTACTACCAGGTCACCGACGCCCGGGCCGCCACCTACGAGGTCGCCAGCTACATCCAGGCCATCGAGCAGCTCACCGTCACCACCCTCCGCAACATCATCGGCGGCATGGACCTGGAGCGCACCCTCACCTCGCGCGAGGAGATCAACGCCGCGCTGCGCGGAGTCCTCGACGAGGCCACCGGCAAGTGGGGCATCCGTGTCAACCGCGTCGAGCTGAAGGCCATCGAGCCGCCCACCTCCATCCAGGACTCGATGGAGAAGCAGATGCGCGCCGACCGCGACAAGCGCGCCGCGATCCTCACCGCCGAGGGCACCCGCCAGGCCGCGATCCTCACCGCCGAGGGCGAGAAGCAGTCCCAGATCCTCCGCGCCGAGGGTGAGGCCAAGGCCGCGGCGCTCCGCGCCGAGGGCGAGGCCCAGGCCATCCGCACCGTCTTCGAGTCCATCCACGCCGGGGACCCGGACCAGAAGCTGCTCTCCTACCAGTACCTCCAGATGCTCCCGAAGATCGCCGAAGGCGACGCCAACAAGCTCTGGATCGTCCCCAGCGAGATCGGCGACGCCCTCAAGGGGCTCTCCGGAGCCTTCGGCAACCTCGGCGGCGGCGTCCCCGGCTTCAACACCGGCAACAGCGGCGGCAGCGGCAAGATCGAGCGCCGTGAAGAGCCCCCCCTCGGCTGAACCCCCGTCCTTCAGGCATGATCGGTGCACTCGGCACCGATCATGGAGGCGTCCACTGTGACCATCTGGGAGATGCTCGCCGTCTTCGCCGCAGGCATCGGCGCG
The nucleotide sequence above comes from Streptomyces clavuligerus. Encoded proteins:
- a CDS encoding response regulator — translated: MGDTRIRVLLVDDHQVVRRGLRTFLEVQDDIEVVGEAGDGAEGVARAEELRPDIVLMDVKMPGTDGIEALRRLRELANPARVLVVTSFTEQRTVIPALRAGASGYVYKDIDPEALAGAIRSVHAGHVLLQPEVAGALLAQEEQGGGTGRGSTLTEREREVLGLIADGRSNREIARALVLSEKTVKTHVSNILMKLDLADRTQAALWAVRHGLTG
- a CDS encoding chaplin, with the translated sequence MKNLKKAAALTMITGSLLAAGAGAASASGAAAGAEAVGSPGIVSGNVVQVPVHVPVNKSGNTVNVIGVLNPAFANQAANV
- a CDS encoding ABC transporter ATP-binding protein, which produces MSDVLELVDVSVVRDGRALVDDVSWSVKEGERWVILGPNGAGKTTLLNLASSYLFPSTGTVRILGERLGGVDVFDLRPRIGMAGIAMVEKLPRRQTVLQTVLTAAYGMTATWNEDYDPVDEERARAFLDRLGMSDYLDRRFGTLSEGERKRTLIARALMTDPELLLLDEPAAGLDLGGREDLVRRLGRLARDPIAPSMIMVTHHVEEIPPGFTHVLMIRQGKVLAAGPVEMELTSRNLSHCFGLPLVVERVGDRWTAQGLPLG
- a CDS encoding NfeD family protein, which produces MEIDAWVWWLIGAVGLGIPLVLTAMPEFGMLSAGAVAGAVVAALGGGIVAQVIVFVVVSVALIAVVRPLANRHRTGRPQFTSGVDALKGRQAVVVERVSASGGRIKLAGEIWSARTLDSEMTFEAGQQVDVVEIDGATAVVM
- a CDS encoding SPFH domain-containing protein gives rise to the protein MQPIIIVLIILVVLVFIALIKTIQVIPQASAAIVERFGRYTRTLNAGLNIVVPFIDSIRNRIDLREQVVPFPPQPVITQDNLVVNIDTVIYYQVTDARAATYEVASYIQAIEQLTVTTLRNIIGGMDLERTLTSREEINAALRGVLDEATGKWGIRVNRVELKAIEPPTSIQDSMEKQMRADRDKRAAILTAEGTRQAAILTAEGEKQSQILRAEGEAKAAALRAEGEAQAIRTVFESIHAGDPDQKLLSYQYLQMLPKIAEGDANKLWIVPSEIGDALKGLSGAFGNLGGGVPGFNTGNSGGSGKIERREEPPLG